The proteins below are encoded in one region of Neofelis nebulosa isolate mNeoNeb1 chromosome 17, mNeoNeb1.pri, whole genome shotgun sequence:
- the ARL2BP gene encoding ADP-ribosylation factor-like protein 2-binding protein isoform X1 — translation MDALEEESFALSFSSASDAEFDAVVGYLEDIIMDDEFQLLQRNFMDKYYQEFEDTEENKLTYTPIFNEYISLVEKYIEEQLLERIPGFNMAAFTTTLQHHKDEVAGDIFDMLLTFTDFLAFKEMFLDYRAEKEGRGLDLSSGLVVTSLCKSSRASFPE, via the exons ATGGACGCCCTAGAGGAAGAGAGCTTCGCCCTGTCCTT CTCTTCCGCCTCCGATGCAGAATTTGATGCTGTGGTTGGATATTTAGAGGACATTATCATGG ATGACGAGTTCCAGTTATTACAGAGGAATTTCATGGACAAGTACTACCAGGAGTTTGAAGACACAGAAGAGAATAAACTCACCTACACAcctatttttaatgaatat ATTTCTTTGGTAGAAAAGTACATTGAAGAACAGCTCCTGGAACGGATTCCTGGATTTAACATGGCAGCTTTCACGACAACTTTGCA GCATCATAAAGATGAAGTGGCTGGTGACATATTTGACATGCTGCTCACGTTCACAGATTTTCTGGCTTTTAAGGAAATGTTTCTGGACTACAGAGCA GAAAAAGAAGGCCGGGGACTGGATTTAAGCAGTGGTTTAGTGGTGACTTCATTGTGTAAATCATCCCGTGCCAGCTTCCCAGAATGA
- the ARL2BP gene encoding ADP-ribosylation factor-like protein 2-binding protein isoform X2: MDALEEESFALSFSSASDAEFDAVVGYLEDIIMDDEFQLLQRNFMDKYYQEFEDTEENKLTYTPIFNEYISLVEKYIEEQLLERIPGFNMAAFTTTLQHHKDEVAGDIFDMLLTFTDFLAFKEMFLDYRALPRMICDTRPCHQAEISSWTSPAP; encoded by the exons ATGGACGCCCTAGAGGAAGAGAGCTTCGCCCTGTCCTT CTCTTCCGCCTCCGATGCAGAATTTGATGCTGTGGTTGGATATTTAGAGGACATTATCATGG ATGACGAGTTCCAGTTATTACAGAGGAATTTCATGGACAAGTACTACCAGGAGTTTGAAGACACAGAAGAGAATAAACTCACCTACACAcctatttttaatgaatat ATTTCTTTGGTAGAAAAGTACATTGAAGAACAGCTCCTGGAACGGATTCCTGGATTTAACATGGCAGCTTTCACGACAACTTTGCA GCATCATAAAGATGAAGTGGCTGGTGACATATTTGACATGCTGCTCACGTTCACAGATTTTCTGGCTTTTAAGGAAATGTTTCTGGACTACAGAGCA CTTCCCAGAATGATCTGCGACACTAGGCCCTGCCACCAGGCAGAGATATCTTCCTGGACGTCGCCAGCCCCATAG